In a single window of the Acyrthosiphon pisum isolate AL4f chromosome X, pea_aphid_22Mar2018_4r6ur, whole genome shotgun sequence genome:
- the LOC103309000 gene encoding uncharacterized protein LOC103309000 translates to MFRQIMIAEEDRHLQQILWRDHPHEALRTYALATVTYGTTSASFMATQCLVVLGEEAKKSSAKISEVILRDFYMDDLMTGCDTEEECMQLHEGIARILNSAKLPLRKWCSNSPSIVARIGKNPDDALFILDLGDGDIIKSLGLGWQPFVDQFRFSIAILADRANLTKRKLLSDLNKVFDPLGFLGPVLITGKIFLQQLWQLKINWDEELEVDIQEKWKAYYAGLESLKRLTIPRKCKPQPSDKVEVHGFCDASMEAYGACMYIRSLDNSSKWHSRFLCSKSRVAPLKGATIPRLELSGALLLAQLATKVADSWGIDKATIYLWTDSTIVLGWLNSHSSRLKTFVANRVNQILELTEVNQWRHVRTHDNPADIISRGISPAELIRADIWWSGPKWLEEDNASWQIQPMLMNDVEELPEIRKMKLALITTNPVTHMINQYSEWNRMLRGIAWLRRYTRYIKGDKGCREPRQLQISDLREAKLTLLRIVQQEVFRKEFIALERGQEVPKNSKLRCLNPFIKNGLILVGGRLQNSNITENRKHPIVLPSFHKVTIMIFESYHRELLHIGPQTLLSEVRRQYWPLLGRANAQTVVRRCIKCIRACPRFDQPLMAVLPKDRLQYARPFTTTGVDFAGPFYVRSGLRRVPAKKAWISIFVCFSTKAMHLELAEDLFAASFLAVLRCFMARRGKCAKIYSDNGTNFVGTQKELVSMMRKASDQIAKEGIEWHFNPPSAPHFGGLWESAVKSTKHHLKRVMGEHKLTSTELRTLLCQIEACLNSRPITPLSSDPSEIEALTPSHFLIGGPMMIPDEPDISGEPSSGLKRWKLVQNLMQTFWNRWSKEYLPQVQPRGKWTSKGTQLKKGDVVIIKDDCLPPTKWKLGLVTETHPGVDGLVRVVTLRTATGAQMRRPTVKLCRLPVHEENKLVEDQQASTGGEC, encoded by the coding sequence atgttccGGCAGATTATGATTGCAGAGGAGGATAGACATTTACAGCAAATACTTTGGCGTGATCATCCTCATGAAGCACTTCGGACATACGCTTTAGCCACAGTAACGTATGGCACAACATCGGCATCTTTCATGGCCACTCAATGTCTTGTGGTGCTTGGAGAAGAAGCAAAGAAAAGTAGCGCCAAGATTTCGGAAGTCATCTTGCGTGACTTTTACATGGACGATCTGATGACTGGTTGTGACACTGAGGAGGAATGTATGCAATTACATGAGGGCATAGCCAGAATCCTGAACTCAGCAAAATTACCACTACGTAAATGGTGCTCCAATTCGCCATCAATTGTCGCGAGGATAGGCAAAAATCCAGATGATGCTCTTTTTATTCTAGATCTAGGAGACGGCGATATTATAAAATCCTTAGGGCTTGGTTGGCAGCCTTTTGTTGATCAATTCAGGTTCAGTATCGCGATTCTTGCAGACAGAGCAAATCTTACCAAAAGAAAGCTATTATCGGACTTGAACAAAGTATTTGATCCATTAGGATTCTTGGGTCCCGTACTAATTACAGGAAAAATATTCCTTCAACAGTTGtggcaattaaaaataaactgggaTGAAGAACTAGAAGTGGATATTCAAGAAAAGTGGAAGGCTTACTATGCTGGATTAGAATCACTAAAACGTCTTACCATCCCTCGAAAATGCAAACCTCAGCCGAGTGACAAAGTCGAAGTGCACGGATTTTGTGATGCATCGATGGAGGCATATGGAGCATGTATGTACATACGAAGTCTAGATAACTCTAGTAAATGGCACTCTCGTTTTTTATGCTCGAAATCAAGAGTGGCTCCATTGAAGGGAGCTACTATCCCACGACTTGAGTTAAGTGGTGCGCTTCTTTTAGCGCAACTAGCGACAAAGGTAGCAGATTCATGGGGCATAGACAAGGCAACCATTTACTTGTGGACTGATTCGACGATAGTGTTAGGTTGGCTTAATAGTCACTCCTCaagattaaaaacatttgtaGCGAATCGAGTGAATCAAATATTAGAACTAACAGAAGTAAATCAATGGCGACATGTACGTACTCATGACAACCCTGCCGATATCATATCTCGAGGCATAAGTCCGGCAGAATTGATCAGAGCAGACATCTGGTGGAGCGGACCCAAATGGTTGGAGGAAGATAATGCAAGTTGGCAAATTCAACCCATGTTAATGAACGACGTAGAAGAGCTACCTGAAATTCGCAAGATGAAGCTGGCGTTAATAACAACCAATCCAGTGACTCATATGATCAACCAATATTCGGAATGGAACCGCATGCTTCGAGGAATCGCCTGGTTAAGAAGGTATACAAGGTACATCAAAGGAGATAAAGGTTGCAGAGAGCCCCGGCAGCTCCAGATATCAGACCTGAGAGAGGCTAAGTTAACGCTATTAAGAATAGTTCAACAAGAAGTGTTTCGTAAAGAGTTCATAGCACTGGAAAGGGGACAGGAAGTTCCAAAAAATAGTAAGTTGCGGTGCTTGAatccatttataaaaaatgggtTGATATTAGTGGGCGGAAGATTGCAAAACTCAAACATCACTGAAAACCGCAAACATCCCATCGTTCTTCCTTCATTTCATAAGGTcacaattatgatttttgaatcCTACCATCGCGAGCTTCTTCACATTGGCCCTCAAACATTGTTATCTGAAGTGAGACGTCAATATTGGCCTTTACTGGGTAGAGCAAATGCACAAACAGTAGTACGACGTTGTATCAAGTGCATAAGAGCTTGTCCGCGATTTGATCAACCACTAATGGCAGTTCTTCCGAAGGATCGTCTTCAATATGCGAGGCCGTTCACGACCACGGGTGTTGACTTTGCTGGGCCTTTTTACGTACGTAGTGGTTTAAGACGAGTTCCCGCAAAAAAGGCGTGGATTTCCATATTCGTTTGTTTTTCTACAAAGGCTATGCATTTGGAACTGGCTGAAGATCTCTTTGCTGCTTCATTTCTAGCTGTTCTGCGCTGTTTCATGGCCCGACGAGGAAAATGTGCCAAAATCTACAGTGACAATGGCACAAATTTTGTGGGAACTCAGAAGGAACTCGTATCAATGATGAGAAAAGCTAGTGATCAAATTGCAAAGGAAGGTATCGAATGGCACTTTAATCCTCCCTCAGCGCCACATTTTGGAGGTCTGTGGGAGAGTGCGGTAAAGAGCACTAAACATCACTTAAAACGAGTAATGGGAGAGCACAAGCTTACAAGCACAGAGCTGCGAACTCTCCTTTGTCAAATAGAAGCTTGCTTAAACTCAAGACCGATTACGCCGCTTAGCAGTGACCCGTCCGAGATTGAAGCCTTAACACCGTCTCACTTTCTAATTGGAGGTCCAATGATGATTCCAGATGAACCAGACATCTCTGGGGAACCGTCAAGTGGCCTTAAGCGTTGGAAGTTGGTTCAGAACCTCATGCAAACCTTTTGGAATAGATGGTCAAAGGAGTACCTTCCACAAGTACAACCTCGCGGAAAGTGGACCAGTAAAGGAACGCAATTAAAAAAGGGAGATGTGGTGATTATCAAGGACGACTGCCTACCTCCCACCAAATGGAAGTTAGGCTTAGTGACCGAAACTCATCCTGGAGTGGATGGATTGGTACGAGTAGTGACGCTAAGGACAGCAACTGGAGCTCAAATGCGTCGGCCAACCGTTAAGTTGTGCCGCTTACCAGTACATGAGGAGAATAAGTTAGTTGAAGACCAGCAGGCTTCAACGGGGGGAGAATGTTAA